The following are from one region of the Stigmatella ashevillena genome:
- a CDS encoding LysR family transcriptional regulator has product MDLNELLVFAKVVQAGSFTLAARGLRMPKSTVSRKVSELEERVGAQLLQRTTRKLRLTEVGQAYYEHCARIVAEAELAELAVTRMQSAPHGLLRVTAPLAFNFMGSILAEFLTHYPEVQIDMVCTDRTVDLVEEGFDLAVRAGRLPDSSSLIARRLGSIERGVMASPRYIQEHGAPKSPRELASHDCLLFGSGTGGNVWSLFSGNRSAEVPIRARLTVNEPDMLRAVTLAGFGVALLPNSLYVEDIASGRLQRILPEWSSSGASVHAIYPVTRHHSPKVMAFVDFLREHWPTP; this is encoded by the coding sequence ATGGATCTCAACGAACTCCTCGTCTTCGCGAAGGTCGTCCAGGCTGGCAGCTTCACCTTGGCGGCGCGGGGATTGCGCATGCCCAAGTCCACGGTGAGCCGCAAGGTGTCCGAGCTGGAGGAGCGCGTGGGTGCCCAGCTCCTACAGCGCACCACGCGCAAGCTGCGCCTCACGGAGGTGGGGCAGGCCTACTACGAGCACTGTGCCCGCATCGTGGCCGAGGCCGAGCTGGCCGAGCTGGCCGTCACCCGCATGCAGTCCGCGCCGCATGGGTTGCTCCGCGTGACAGCCCCGCTGGCCTTCAACTTCATGGGCAGCATCCTCGCGGAGTTCCTGACGCACTACCCCGAGGTGCAGATCGACATGGTGTGCACGGACCGCACGGTGGACCTGGTGGAGGAAGGGTTCGACCTGGCCGTGCGCGCCGGGCGGCTGCCCGACTCCTCCTCGCTCATCGCCCGCAGGCTCGGGAGCATCGAGCGGGGCGTCATGGCCTCGCCCCGCTACATCCAGGAGCACGGCGCCCCCAAGTCTCCCCGGGAGTTGGCGTCGCATGACTGTCTGCTCTTTGGCTCGGGGACAGGGGGCAACGTCTGGTCCCTGTTCTCCGGGAACCGGTCCGCCGAGGTGCCCATTCGCGCGCGGCTCACCGTGAACGAGCCCGACATGTTGCGCGCGGTGACGCTGGCAGGCTTTGGAGTCGCCCTGCTGCCCAACAGTCTCTACGTCGAGGACATTGCCTCCGGACGGCTGCAACGCATCCTTCCGGAGTGGAGTTCGTCGGGGGCGTCGGTGCATGCCATCTACCCAGTGACTCGGCACCACTCGCCGAAGGTGATGGCCTTCGTGGACTTCCTGCGGGAGCACTGGCCCACCCCATAG
- a CDS encoding YceI family protein, producing the protein MAHSTWNIDPTHSGVHFTVRHMVISKVRGNFRKFTGTVSLDEQALDTSSVTATLETASIDTGVEQRDNHLRSPDFFDAAKFPTITFQSTKVEKGSGDGFRVTGKLTIRDITRDVVLEAEQLGIGKDPWGNTKAAFEAKTSIDRKDFGLTWNQALEAGGVLVGEKIEIGLEIQAVKAQASDKAA; encoded by the coding sequence ATGGCCCACAGCACCTGGAACATCGACCCCACCCACTCTGGCGTCCACTTCACCGTCCGCCACATGGTCATCTCGAAGGTCCGCGGAAACTTCCGCAAGTTCACCGGGACGGTCTCCCTGGACGAGCAGGCGCTCGACACCTCGTCGGTGACGGCAACCCTCGAAACGGCGAGCATCGACACGGGCGTCGAGCAACGGGACAACCACCTGCGCTCGCCGGACTTCTTCGACGCGGCGAAGTTCCCCACCATCACCTTCCAGAGCACGAAGGTGGAGAAGGGCTCGGGCGACGGCTTCCGGGTGACCGGCAAGCTGACCATCCGCGACATCACCCGCGACGTGGTCCTCGAGGCCGAGCAGCTCGGCATTGGCAAGGACCCCTGGGGCAACACCAAGGCCGCCTTCGAGGCGAAGACCTCCATTGACCGCAAGGACTTCGGCCTGACCTGGAATCAGGCGCTGGAGGCGGGCGGCGTGCTCGTCGGCGAGAAGATCGAGATCGGCCTGGAGATCCAGGCGGTCAAGGCCCAGGCCTCCGACAAGGCCGCCTGA
- a CDS encoding RCC1 domain-containing protein — protein MRNPCFKSTQRMLRKTVLVLSAFTFGTVGCGSQPSEMPGQQEEASTSASFAIQASDIYTSSGASKVRMYSASSLHAQQAFAYTDVAAIRIDVKEKDSSTPLYVNFDLFKSADQWTGTIPFLPKGKALVFSAKATDTAGKLLFQGTTEQTLAINNDKVVITLAAANDGQSITIPRIKKISVPSAFGSDQSGNVSFSVEANTGESLTYEIKPAVGGGTFYPLTGGITLAAVAGTFVSQYAPPTVSAVTEYTHTVKVTNEAGHSVVTTFQTKVKPPGTTDGVRDSVLQVLFNPVINSITTHRLTGTGNVLFKAEVADDDAEAALSYAWSFTPAAGTTFEPLPAFTGGTNPSTLENYTVQVQGTVNLEVTDSKGGKTTLSYPLTPDQFPDNPVAEGPVTGFNAIRAGSTHTCVLFNNGTMRCWGRNQFGQLGYGNTFTMGDNEKPYTAGDVALVGVAAKIVAGANHTCALFDTGLVRCWGENTYGQLGYNTTQHVGDGEAIASYGYVNVGGIAVKLAAGATHTCALMDTGKVRCWGRNNSGQLGYGNTQNVGDNEQPWSVGDVQVGGTVKDIVAGSAHTCALMDTGKVRCWGAGGEGRLGYGNLTTIGDNELPSVAGDVNVGGNVLQLSAGSHHTCALLTTGYVRCWGYNNYGQLGYGNYSYTNPNSPWNYFNNDVGDNEAPANAGDVNTGGKVLQVAAGEAHTCALLSSGGIKCWGAGNEGRLGYGNTTQQNAPPTATVDLDGATAYQVATGGAHSCALLSTGAARCWGAGTYGQIGYGNTNHIGDNELPSVAGDIQVIAPAP, from the coding sequence ATGCGCAATCCCTGTTTCAAGAGCACGCAGCGGATGTTGAGGAAGACCGTCCTTGTTTTGTCAGCCTTCACGTTTGGGACGGTAGGCTGCGGTTCCCAACCTTCGGAGATGCCAGGGCAGCAGGAAGAGGCGTCCACCAGCGCCTCCTTCGCGATTCAGGCGTCGGACATCTATACCTCCAGCGGCGCCTCGAAGGTGCGGATGTATTCCGCCTCGTCGCTGCATGCGCAGCAGGCGTTTGCTTACACGGATGTGGCGGCCATCCGGATCGATGTGAAGGAGAAGGACTCGAGCACGCCGCTGTACGTGAACTTCGACTTGTTCAAGTCGGCGGACCAGTGGACGGGAACGATTCCGTTCCTGCCCAAGGGCAAGGCGCTGGTGTTCTCGGCGAAGGCGACCGACACGGCGGGCAAGCTGCTGTTCCAGGGGACAACGGAGCAGACGCTGGCGATCAACAACGACAAGGTGGTCATCACCTTGGCGGCGGCGAATGATGGGCAGTCCATCACCATCCCGAGAATCAAGAAGATCTCGGTGCCGTCGGCGTTTGGGTCGGACCAGAGCGGAAACGTGTCGTTCTCCGTGGAGGCGAACACGGGGGAGTCGCTGACGTATGAGATTAAGCCCGCGGTGGGAGGGGGGACGTTCTACCCGTTGACGGGAGGAATCACGCTGGCCGCGGTGGCGGGGACGTTCGTGAGCCAGTACGCGCCGCCGACGGTGAGCGCGGTGACGGAGTACACGCACACGGTGAAGGTGACGAACGAGGCAGGGCACTCGGTGGTGACGACGTTCCAGACGAAGGTGAAGCCGCCGGGGACGACAGACGGAGTGAGGGACAGCGTGTTGCAGGTGCTGTTCAACCCGGTGATCAACAGCATCACGACGCACCGGCTGACGGGAACGGGGAACGTGCTGTTCAAGGCGGAGGTGGCGGACGACGACGCGGAGGCAGCGCTGAGCTACGCGTGGAGCTTTACGCCCGCGGCGGGGACGACGTTCGAGCCGCTGCCCGCGTTCACGGGAGGCACGAACCCGTCGACGCTGGAGAACTACACGGTGCAGGTGCAGGGGACGGTGAATCTGGAGGTGACGGACAGCAAGGGCGGGAAGACGACGCTGTCGTACCCGCTGACGCCGGACCAGTTCCCGGACAACCCGGTGGCGGAGGGGCCGGTGACGGGTTTCAACGCCATCCGGGCGGGGAGCACCCACACGTGCGTGTTGTTCAACAACGGGACGATGCGGTGCTGGGGCCGCAACCAGTTTGGCCAGTTGGGTTACGGGAACACGTTCACCATGGGAGACAACGAGAAGCCGTACACGGCGGGGGACGTGGCGCTGGTGGGTGTGGCAGCGAAGATTGTGGCCGGAGCCAACCACACGTGCGCGCTGTTCGACACGGGCTTGGTGCGGTGCTGGGGTGAGAACACCTACGGGCAGCTGGGGTACAACACCACGCAGCACGTGGGGGATGGTGAGGCCATCGCCAGCTATGGCTATGTGAACGTGGGTGGTATCGCGGTGAAGCTGGCGGCGGGAGCCACGCACACGTGCGCGCTGATGGACACGGGGAAGGTGCGCTGCTGGGGCCGCAACAACTCCGGACAGTTGGGCTACGGAAACACGCAGAACGTGGGAGACAACGAGCAGCCGTGGAGCGTGGGAGACGTGCAGGTGGGCGGCACCGTCAAGGACATCGTGGCAGGCAGTGCTCACACGTGCGCGCTGATGGACACGGGGAAGGTGCGCTGCTGGGGGGCCGGTGGTGAAGGCCGCCTGGGCTACGGCAATCTCACCACCATTGGAGACAATGAGTTGCCGTCAGTGGCGGGAGACGTGAACGTGGGTGGGAACGTCCTGCAGCTGTCGGCGGGTTCCCACCACACCTGCGCGCTGCTCACGACGGGTTACGTCCGCTGCTGGGGTTACAACAACTACGGTCAGCTCGGATATGGCAATTACAGCTATACGAACCCGAACAGCCCTTGGAACTACTTCAATAACGATGTGGGAGACAATGAGGCGCCCGCCAACGCGGGTGACGTGAATACGGGCGGCAAGGTGCTCCAGGTGGCGGCGGGCGAGGCGCACACGTGTGCCTTGCTGAGCAGCGGCGGCATCAAGTGCTGGGGAGCGGGCAATGAAGGCCGGTTGGGTTATGGCAACACCACCCAGCAGAACGCGCCTCCCACCGCCACGGTGGACCTGGACGGAGCGACCGCGTACCAGGTGGCCACGGGAGGAGCGCACTCGTGCGCTCTGCTGAGCACGGGGGCGGCCCGTTGCTGGGGCGCCGGTACCTACGGCCAGATTGGTTATGGCAATACCAATCACATCGGTGACAACGAACTGCCTTCCGTCGCGGGGGACATCCAGGTCATCGCTCCCGCTCCGTAA
- a CDS encoding sigma-54-dependent Fis family transcriptional regulator, whose product MRFDRGRGAHQVLAALECAVLAALVGRRAEAESFLLRGRSVATPELEGQVELASALVLLEAGYSARVAGALERAEAFWSTQEAPASRALSLVLYAQVLLLDGMSTAAVRASLEGLDQLPPSEEETPLTVHAHLVAAECLLTVGTLPEALALLEKAARMAACTGLLAARAEMLRVRGGLAQGTPNPEVLRAALARATERFELLEAPREQALAHMTHAALVARGAAGTPEHWLARAHPLLVKVGTAKDLRQLRQAFRSFNPHKADGFIDTDLFSVMEELRERHARLKDILSAQRDARSSEHPHLAALPSPLAKIADDALESVHLTEEALIRALEHTLLDRERLGLLVVVSQQLSGIGEMEELLATIPRLAMGLIAATVAGLVELDDEGNLQELRQGSLPQELPSECFREAVLSAFQQGAPQRIPDKVRPAQFGRSLDRAPQGQCVLIPLYGQNRKRLGLVLGLSDARTVLSDRDLEQLAVFGSLCGAAIARVSASLSLHQAAARDAATLGAIREGVLTLDHAGLVCALNHSAARLLRIQPAQLLGRPLRSIAALEPLGEALKAGRPLLNEVIALPQGELIVCAQTYEGGVVATLQELASAQRLAHKITSSQARFTFEDLLGEDPAFLSCLKDARQAARSDVPILITGESGTGKELLAQAIHRASPSEAFPFVGINMAAFPRELLESELFGYERGAFTGARAGGNPGKFELADRGTLLLDEIGDMPLEMQVKLLRVLQERIFQRLGGARDLPVMARVVATTHRDLERAIEEGSFRLDLFHRLRAVHLRLPPLRERPCDIPGLVDYHLRRYTSRLHRRPIQVAPHVMADLEAYDWPGNVRELANLMEGAASLLLDDQDVLVRTPPAVARALQRARPPVSKLPGGAPPEKSVLPFAEVERRAFEHALQHFAGNVAQAAKALGVAKATFYSKIRRYGLGVQAQEPVAPSALANRGRSGKMLS is encoded by the coding sequence ATGCGATTCGACCGTGGCCGAGGGGCGCATCAAGTCCTGGCCGCGCTGGAATGCGCGGTGCTCGCCGCGCTCGTGGGCCGACGCGCCGAAGCGGAGTCCTTCCTTCTGAGAGGCAGGTCCGTGGCCACCCCTGAGTTGGAGGGGCAGGTGGAGCTGGCGTCTGCCCTGGTCTTGTTGGAGGCCGGCTACTCCGCCCGTGTCGCCGGCGCCCTGGAGCGTGCCGAGGCCTTCTGGAGCACGCAGGAGGCACCTGCCTCGCGGGCGCTCAGCCTGGTCCTCTACGCCCAGGTGCTGTTGTTGGATGGCATGAGCACCGCCGCGGTGCGGGCCTCCTTGGAGGGACTGGATCAACTGCCTCCCAGCGAGGAGGAGACGCCGCTGACGGTCCACGCCCACCTCGTCGCGGCCGAGTGCCTGCTGACGGTGGGCACCCTGCCCGAGGCCCTGGCGCTTCTGGAGAAGGCAGCGCGCATGGCCGCGTGTACAGGGCTGCTCGCGGCCCGCGCGGAGATGCTGAGGGTGCGCGGAGGGCTGGCCCAGGGCACTCCCAACCCCGAGGTGCTCCGCGCCGCGCTGGCCCGGGCCACGGAGCGGTTCGAACTGCTGGAGGCCCCCCGGGAGCAGGCACTGGCCCATATGACCCATGCGGCGCTCGTGGCGAGGGGCGCCGCCGGTACGCCCGAGCACTGGCTGGCCCGGGCCCATCCCCTGCTGGTCAAGGTGGGCACCGCGAAGGATCTCCGTCAGCTTCGGCAAGCCTTCCGGAGCTTCAATCCGCACAAGGCCGATGGGTTCATCGACACGGACCTCTTCTCGGTGATGGAGGAACTGCGCGAGCGCCACGCCCGGCTCAAGGACATCCTCTCCGCTCAGCGCGATGCCCGCTCATCCGAGCACCCTCACCTGGCCGCGCTCCCCAGCCCCCTGGCGAAGATCGCCGATGACGCGCTGGAGTCGGTCCACCTCACGGAGGAGGCGCTCATCCGGGCCCTGGAGCACACCCTGCTCGACCGGGAGCGACTGGGCCTGCTGGTGGTCGTCAGCCAACAGCTCTCCGGCATCGGGGAGATGGAGGAGCTCCTGGCGACGATTCCCCGGCTGGCCATGGGGCTCATTGCCGCGACGGTGGCGGGCCTCGTGGAGCTTGACGACGAGGGAAACCTCCAGGAACTCCGGCAGGGAAGCCTCCCGCAGGAGCTTCCTTCCGAATGCTTCCGCGAGGCCGTCCTCTCCGCGTTCCAGCAGGGCGCCCCCCAACGCATTCCCGACAAGGTCCGCCCCGCACAGTTCGGGCGCTCCCTGGACCGAGCGCCCCAGGGCCAGTGTGTCCTGATTCCCCTGTACGGCCAGAACAGGAAGCGGCTGGGGCTGGTGCTGGGCCTGTCCGACGCACGGACGGTCCTTTCGGACAGGGATCTCGAACAGCTCGCCGTCTTCGGCTCTCTCTGCGGCGCGGCCATCGCGCGTGTCAGTGCCAGCCTCTCACTGCATCAGGCCGCCGCGCGCGATGCAGCGACCCTCGGCGCCATCCGCGAGGGTGTCCTCACGCTGGACCATGCGGGGCTCGTCTGCGCCCTCAATCACTCCGCCGCGCGCCTGCTCCGGATCCAGCCCGCCCAGCTCCTCGGCCGACCGCTGCGGAGCATCGCGGCGCTCGAGCCCTTGGGAGAGGCGCTGAAGGCGGGCAGGCCGCTCTTGAACGAGGTCATCGCGCTCCCCCAGGGGGAGCTGATCGTCTGCGCCCAGACCTATGAAGGCGGCGTCGTGGCGACCCTTCAGGAGCTCGCCAGCGCGCAGCGGCTCGCGCACAAAATCACCAGCTCCCAGGCACGCTTCACCTTCGAGGATCTCCTCGGCGAGGACCCTGCCTTCCTCTCCTGCTTGAAAGATGCGCGTCAGGCGGCCCGCTCGGACGTTCCCATCCTCATCACCGGGGAGAGCGGCACCGGCAAGGAGCTGCTCGCGCAAGCCATTCACCGGGCGTCCCCCAGCGAGGCCTTTCCTTTCGTCGGCATCAACATGGCGGCCTTTCCTCGGGAGCTGCTGGAGAGCGAGCTGTTTGGCTACGAGCGCGGGGCCTTCACGGGCGCCCGGGCCGGAGGCAATCCGGGGAAGTTCGAGTTGGCGGACCGGGGCACGTTGCTGCTCGATGAGATTGGCGACATGCCCCTGGAGATGCAGGTCAAGCTGCTGCGCGTCTTGCAAGAGCGGATATTCCAGCGGCTGGGGGGCGCGCGAGACCTTCCCGTCATGGCCCGCGTGGTGGCGACGACCCACCGGGACCTCGAGCGGGCCATCGAAGAAGGGAGCTTCCGGTTGGATCTCTTCCACCGCCTGCGGGCCGTGCACCTGCGCCTGCCGCCGCTCCGGGAGCGGCCCTGCGACATTCCCGGGCTGGTGGACTACCACCTGCGGCGCTACACCTCGCGGCTCCACCGCCGCCCCATCCAGGTGGCGCCGCACGTCATGGCGGACCTGGAGGCCTATGACTGGCCCGGAAATGTGCGTGAGCTGGCGAACCTCATGGAAGGGGCGGCCAGCCTGCTCCTCGACGATCAGGACGTTCTGGTCCGGACCCCACCCGCCGTTGCACGCGCCCTCCAGCGCGCGCGCCCTCCGGTGTCCAAGCTCCCCGGGGGAGCCCCTCCCGAGAAGTCCGTGCTTCCCTTCGCGGAGGTCGAGCGCCGCGCCTTCGAGCATGCCCTGCAACACTTCGCGGGAAACGTGGCCCAGGCCGCCAAGGCGCTGGGGGTGGCCAAGGCTACCTTCTATAGCAAGATCCGGCGCTACGGCCTGGGGGTGCAGGCGCAGGAGCCGGTGGCCCCCTCCGCCCTGGCAAACCGTGGGCGCTCCGGAAAAATGCTGAGCTGA
- a CDS encoding pirin family protein, with protein sequence MNVTRRRFLRDSTLALMSVAAGCRSASEPGSQAPLFVPTSDRTVVRTLSGIPATDGAGVKLTRVINQPALRNLDPFLMLDRFHSNDANAYIAGFPNHPHRGFETVTVMLEGRMRHRDSQGNSGLIQGRGAQWMTAGRGIIHSEMPEQESGLMSGFQLWINLPAKEKMCPPYYQDLQPERLAEASLSSAGSRLRVIAGTPQGLAGPVRDRPTQPTLLTLTLEDDQPFEFELPEGHVAFAFIHSGKVHLGPEAKASAVREGQLALLSQGKRLRLQARDQRSSVLVAAAKPLHEPIVQHGPFVMNTEAEIHQAIADYQRGVLDKA encoded by the coding sequence ATGAACGTGACGCGCCGACGGTTCCTCCGCGACTCGACCCTGGCCCTGATGTCCGTGGCGGCGGGATGCCGCTCGGCCTCGGAACCTGGCTCACAGGCTCCCCTCTTCGTCCCCACCTCCGATCGAACCGTGGTGCGAACCCTCTCGGGGATTCCCGCGACCGACGGCGCTGGGGTGAAGCTCACGCGCGTCATCAACCAGCCCGCGCTGCGGAACCTGGATCCGTTCTTGATGCTCGACCGGTTCCACTCGAACGACGCCAATGCCTACATCGCTGGCTTCCCGAACCACCCGCACCGCGGCTTCGAAACCGTGACGGTGATGCTCGAGGGGCGCATGCGGCACCGCGACAGCCAGGGCAACTCCGGGCTCATCCAGGGCCGGGGCGCGCAATGGATGACGGCCGGCCGCGGCATCATCCACTCCGAGATGCCCGAACAGGAATCCGGGCTGATGTCTGGCTTCCAGCTGTGGATCAACCTCCCGGCGAAAGAGAAGATGTGCCCGCCGTACTACCAGGACCTTCAGCCCGAGCGGCTCGCCGAGGCGTCGCTCTCCTCCGCCGGGAGCCGGCTGCGCGTCATTGCGGGCACCCCCCAGGGATTGGCGGGGCCGGTGAGGGACCGCCCCACCCAGCCCACCCTGTTGACCCTCACGCTGGAAGATGACCAGCCGTTCGAGTTCGAGCTGCCCGAGGGGCACGTGGCCTTCGCGTTCATCCACAGCGGCAAGGTCCACCTGGGGCCCGAGGCGAAGGCCTCGGCGGTGCGCGAAGGGCAGCTCGCGCTGCTCAGCCAGGGCAAGCGCCTGCGCCTCCAGGCCCGGGACCAGCGCAGCTCGGTGCTCGTCGCCGCCGCGAAGCCGCTCCATGAGCCCATCGTCCAGCACGGCCCTTTCGTCATGAACACCGAGGCGGAGATTCACCAGGCCATCGCGGATTACCAGCGGGGCGTGCTGGACAAGGCGTAA
- a CDS encoding helix-turn-helix domain-containing protein, which translates to MEQRLATIIGTAVRTARQRLDLTQADVAERVGIATEVYGRLERGHMLPSEKTLRRLCLVLSCSSDVLLGVTSPEKPVEVAEDPHEYGERPEVRRVLRTLRRLEPAQLKLISQVAGAIHR; encoded by the coding sequence ATGGAACAGCGACTGGCGACCATCATCGGAACGGCCGTACGCACGGCCCGGCAGCGGTTGGACCTCACCCAGGCGGATGTGGCGGAACGGGTGGGCATCGCCACGGAGGTTTATGGGCGGCTCGAGCGCGGCCACATGCTGCCCAGCGAGAAGACGCTGCGGCGGTTGTGTCTGGTGCTCAGCTGCTCCTCGGATGTGTTGCTCGGAGTCACCTCACCGGAGAAACCCGTGGAGGTGGCCGAGGATCCCCACGAATATGGTGAGCGGCCCGAGGTCCGGAGGGTGCTGCGCACCCTGCGGCGGCTCGAACCGGCCCAGTTGAAGCTCATCAGCCAGGTCGCGGGGGCCATTCACCGCTAA
- a CDS encoding fatty acid desaturase family protein, whose amino-acid sequence MCGVTSPAVKPPALDVPSLAVHALWWVWFPTFLTTWGALTWGGRLGMLGLGWAVLFWNYAVLHNHMHVPIARPRLLKAVVSRTLGLACGFPYRGYSLHHFNHHKYNDGPGDWGQRHPSESVPHYLVRSTLTPWVWPFATVANVWRAAKTRQWRLELVLDFAVVDGFLVGLFFWEPAQGLALLALWLVGQFSIYWLNLASHFDTDSRQRDALAITSTSWFYNFFFFNAGHHQAHHLRPQTPWRELSSATQKLAAEGRVRPALQTSQSPINPLWVMRVVRSYGASPCARQTESTITSGTPSADT is encoded by the coding sequence ATGTGCGGGGTGACTTCCCCTGCCGTGAAGCCGCCCGCGCTGGATGTGCCCAGCCTTGCCGTTCATGCGCTCTGGTGGGTGTGGTTCCCCACCTTCCTTACCACCTGGGGGGCGCTGACGTGGGGGGGACGGCTGGGAATGCTCGGGCTGGGGTGGGCGGTGCTGTTCTGGAATTACGCCGTGCTGCACAACCACATGCACGTGCCCATCGCCCGGCCCCGCCTGCTCAAGGCGGTGGTGTCCCGCACGCTGGGGCTCGCGTGTGGCTTCCCCTACCGCGGCTACTCCCTCCACCACTTCAACCACCACAAATACAATGATGGGCCTGGGGACTGGGGCCAGCGCCACCCGAGCGAGAGCGTGCCGCACTACCTTGTCCGCTCCACCCTGACGCCCTGGGTGTGGCCCTTCGCGACGGTGGCCAACGTGTGGCGGGCCGCGAAAACCCGGCAGTGGCGGTTGGAGCTGGTGCTGGACTTCGCCGTGGTGGATGGCTTCCTGGTGGGGCTCTTCTTCTGGGAGCCTGCCCAGGGGCTGGCCCTCCTGGCCCTGTGGCTGGTTGGGCAGTTCTCCATCTATTGGCTCAACCTCGCGTCCCACTTCGACACGGACTCCCGCCAGAGGGATGCGCTCGCCATCACCTCGACTTCCTGGTTTTATAACTTCTTCTTTTTCAACGCCGGCCACCACCAGGCCCACCACCTCCGGCCCCAAACACCGTGGCGGGAACTGTCCTCTGCCACGCAAAAACTGGCCGCTGAAGGGCGCGTTCGTCCAGCACTGCAAACCTCCCAGTCGCCCATCAATCCCTTGTGGGTGATGCGCGTGGTCCGGAGCTATGGTGCGTCGCCGTGCGCTCGGCAGACGGAGTCGACGATTACCTCCGGGACCCCATCGGCCGATACCTGA
- a CDS encoding helix-turn-helix transcriptional regulator translates to MRSADGVDDYLRDPIGRYLIGDCFLHWYASAGLCGFVLWGRPTESQARRLIQVLDVERTPRAPHASLVDARWLEVPDPTAFALFVKYMQQREREFASSVVRQALLRPEGLMGATVGGFYSLLSPSYPSKVFTDAMEAMAWLGQPEAQATPLLAQIQQLINEATGQSPVLQELHRVLRPRLVNANLADTAREMGMSERTLQRRLKETGTSFQAELNAVQVRTAQTLLMETDMKLTAVAVEVGCASLQHFSSLFRKLVGESPSTWRDQHRRTAPEPADTP, encoded by the coding sequence GTGCGCTCGGCAGACGGAGTCGACGATTACCTCCGGGACCCCATCGGCCGATACCTGATTGGGGATTGCTTCCTCCATTGGTATGCCTCGGCCGGCCTCTGCGGGTTCGTTCTCTGGGGCCGCCCGACGGAGTCCCAGGCCCGGCGGCTCATCCAGGTCCTGGACGTGGAGCGGACGCCACGAGCGCCGCACGCCTCCCTGGTGGACGCCCGGTGGCTGGAGGTGCCGGACCCGACGGCCTTCGCCCTGTTCGTGAAGTACATGCAGCAACGCGAGCGGGAGTTCGCCTCCTCCGTGGTGCGGCAGGCGCTGCTCAGGCCCGAGGGGCTCATGGGCGCCACCGTCGGCGGCTTCTACAGCCTGCTGAGCCCCTCTTATCCCAGCAAGGTGTTTACCGACGCGATGGAGGCCATGGCCTGGCTGGGCCAGCCGGAGGCACAAGCCACCCCGCTGCTCGCCCAAATCCAGCAGCTCATCAATGAAGCCACCGGCCAGTCCCCCGTGTTGCAGGAGCTGCACCGTGTGCTGCGCCCCCGGCTGGTGAACGCCAACCTGGCGGACACGGCGCGCGAGATGGGCATGTCCGAGCGCACGCTCCAGCGCCGGCTGAAGGAGACAGGCACCTCCTTCCAAGCCGAGCTCAACGCGGTGCAGGTGCGCACCGCGCAGACGCTGCTGATGGAGACGGACATGAAGCTGACGGCGGTGGCGGTGGAGGTCGGCTGCGCCTCGCTGCAACACTTCAGCAGCTTGTTCCGCAAGCTGGTGGGCGAATCCCCGAGCACCTGGAGGGATCAACACCGCCGCACCGCTCCCGAGCCCGCGGACACGCCCTGA
- a CDS encoding phospholipase D-like domain-containing protein, with translation MRPLQAELLQGRALYREVVLGKLAHARESVWVATANVKAMFVEQGGKFAPVLELFDRLAARGVALRLLHAELPSRPFREAFDARSRLVRGGLELKVCPRVHFKAVVVDGAWAYVGSANLTGAGLGAKGEDVRNFELGFVTEDFDVIDRVMALYAAVWDGAECQGCRLRAVCPDPIVSSAQAAAKKQGPGAIRLGQSRRLRR, from the coding sequence ATGCGGCCCCTTCAGGCAGAACTCCTCCAAGGCCGGGCGCTCTACCGGGAAGTGGTGCTGGGCAAGTTGGCGCACGCCCGGGAGTCCGTGTGGGTGGCCACCGCGAACGTGAAGGCGATGTTCGTGGAGCAGGGGGGGAAGTTCGCTCCGGTGTTGGAGTTGTTCGACCGGCTGGCGGCGCGCGGGGTGGCCCTGCGGCTGCTGCACGCGGAGCTGCCGAGCCGGCCTTTTCGCGAGGCCTTCGACGCGCGCTCCCGGTTGGTGCGCGGGGGGCTGGAGTTGAAGGTGTGCCCGCGGGTCCACTTCAAGGCCGTGGTGGTGGATGGGGCCTGGGCCTACGTGGGCAGCGCCAACCTCACCGGCGCGGGGCTGGGCGCCAAGGGCGAGGACGTGCGCAACTTCGAGCTCGGCTTCGTCACCGAGGACTTCGACGTCATTGACCGCGTGATGGCGCTCTATGCGGCGGTCTGGGACGGCGCGGAGTGTCAGGGGTGCCGGTTGAGGGCGGTGTGTCCGGACCCGATTGTGTCCTCTGCCCAGGCGGCGGCAAAGAAGCAGGGGCCCGGCGCCATTCGGCTGGGACAGTCCCGGCGCCTTCGGCGCTGA